CAGGAGCTCCAGCACGCCGGTTGCGACCAGGAGCAGGACGGCGAGCGTCGTGATCGCCTTCGTGGTCCCCTGCCCGCGATACGCACCCAGCATCAGGAGCGCCATGCTGCCGACCGCGAGCACGAGCTCGGGCACGACCGGCGCCAGTTGATAACCTGCAGTCTCAAAGCTCATGGCGATATCCTGACCTGCCCGCTCACTGGAGCAGTGCGGCGGCCTTCACGGCCGTCACCGCGGTGTTGTAATTGTTGACAAGTTGCTGGACAGAGGCAGCCGACATGTCGAGCACGGGCTTCGGATAGACGCCGAACAGGATCGTCAGCGCGATCAGCGGAAACAGCGTCAGGCACTCCCGGAAGGTGAGGTCCTTGATGGTCATCAGCGACGGCTTCACCAGCGCCCCGAACACGACCTTGCGGTAGAGCCAGAGCGCATAGCAGGCCGACAGGATCACGCCCGTCGTGGCGAAGAACGCGGTCGGGATCGAGACCTTGAAGGTGCCGAGCAGCGTCATGAATTCGCCGACGAAACCGCTGGTGCCGGGCAGACCGACATTGGCCATGGTGAAGACCATGAAGGTCAGCGCGTAGAGTGGCATCCGGTTGACGAGGCCCCCATAGGCCGCGATCTCACGGGTATGCATGCGGTCGTAGACGATGCCGACGCAGAGGAACAGCGCTCCGGAGACGATGCCGTGCGAGATCATCTGGAACACGCCGCCGGCGACGCCCTGCATGGTACCAGCGAAGATGCCCATGGTGACGAAGCCCATATGCGCGACCGACGAGTAGGCGATCAGCTTCTTCATGTCCTCCTGCATCATCGCCACCAGCGAGGTGTAGATGATGGCGATGGTCGAGAGCGTGAAGATCAGCGGCGCGAAGTCATGCGACGCCAGCGGGAACATCGGCAGCGAGAAGCGCAGGAAGCCGTAGCCGCCCATCTTCAGGAGGATCGCGGCCAGGATCACCGAGCCGGCGGTCGGGGCCTCGACGTGCGCGTCGGGCAGCCAGGTGTGCACCGGCCACATCGGCATCTTCACCGCGAAGGAGGCGAAGAAGGCCAGCCACGCCCAGGTCTGCAACGACCGCGGCACTGCGGTGTGCATCAGGGTCGGGATGTCGGTGGTGCCGCCGTTCCAGTACAGCGCCATGATGGCGAGCAGCATCAGAACCGAGCCGAGCAGCGTGTAGAGGAAGAACTTGAACGACGCGTAGACCCGGCGCGGGCCGCCCCAGACACCGATAATCAGGAACATCGGGATCAGGCCGCCCTCGAAGAACAAATAGAACAGCACGAGATCCAGCGCCGAGAAGGTGCCGACCATTAGCGTTTCCAGAATCAGGAACGCCATCATGTATTCGCGCACCCGGTTCTGGATCGCGTTCCAGCTCGCGACGATGCAGAACGGCATCAGGGCTGTGGTCAGGATCACGAAGGGCAGCGAGATGCCGTCCACACCCATGTGATAGGTGATGCCGGCGGCGATCCAGTTGGCCTTCTCGACGAATTGGAAATCGGCGACCGACGGGTCGAAGCGCGCAACCAGGAGCAGCGACACCGCAAAGGTGATGAGCGTGGTCCACAGCGCGATCCAGCGCGCATTGCGCCGCGCCGCCTCGTCGTCGCCACGCACGACGTAGACCAGCAGCGCTCCGACGACCGGCAGGAAGGTGGTGACGGAAAGGATGGGCCAGGTTGTCATTTACTGGCCTCCAAAGCCGAACATGAACCAGGTGATCAGGCCGGCGACGCCGATCAGCATGGCGAATGCATAGTGATAGAGATAGCCGGTCTGGATCTTCACGACGTTGCGGGTGATGCGCAGGACCGACGCGGAAACGCCGTCCGGACCGAAGCCGTCGATGATGAAGCCGTCGCCTTTCTTCCAGAGCTGGTAGCCGATCCACTTCGCCGGACGGACGAAGATGATGTCGTAGAGCTCGTCGAAGTACCACTTGTTGAGCAGGAACTGGTACAGCCCCGGCTGGGTCTGGGCCAGCTCGACCGGCAGGTACGGCCGGCGGATGTAGAACAGGTACGAGATCAGGAAGCCCACCACCATCATCACCGTTGGCAGGAAGGCGATGGTCTCGGGGATGTGGTGCATCTCCTCGATGATGTGCGGATTCATCTTCACGGACTCGCGGAAGAACTCCTCGATGCCGTGGCCCGCGAACAATTCCTTGAACGGGAAGCCAGCCAGGATAGAGCCGGCCGCCAGGATGCCGATCGGGATCAGCATCCAGAGGGGGCTCTCATGCGCCGACTCATAGTGATGTTCGTCATGCGGCTCGCCGTGGAAGGTCTTGAAGATCAGGCGCCATGAATAGAACGAGGTCAGGCCGGCGGCGAAGACCGTCAGGAGAAAGCCGTACACTGCGAACGGGTTGTGCGAGGCATAGGCGGACTCGATGATCGCGTCCTTGGAGAAGTAGCCGGCAGTGAGCGGGAAGCCGGTCAAGGCCAGCGTGCCGACCAGCATCACCGCGTAGGTGTAGGGGATCTTGCGCCACAGGCCACCCATGTTGCGGATGTCCTGCTCGTGATGCATCGCGTAGATCACCGAGCCGGAGCCCAAGAACAGCAGCGCCTTGAAGAAGGCGTGCGTGAACAGGTGGAACATGCCGACCGAATAGGCCCCCGCCCCCATCGCCACGAACATGTAGCCGAGCTGCGAACAGGTCGAGTAGGCGACAATGCGCTTGATGTCGTTCTGCACGAGGCCGACGGTCGCGGCAAAGAATGCCGTGGTTGCGCCGAAGAACATCACCACCGCCTGCGCGTTCGGCGCGAGCTCGAACAGCGGCGACAGCCGGGCCACCATGAAGACACCGGCGGTCACCATGGTCGCGGCGTGGATCAGCGCCGAGACCGGGGTCGGGCCTTCCATGGCGTCCGGCAGCCAGGTGTGCAGCAGGAACTGCGCCGACTTGCCCATCGCGCCCATGAACAGCAGCACGCAGGTCAGCGTCAGCGCATCCACCTGCCAGCCGAGGAAGTTGACGCTCTTGCCGGTCAGACCGGGGGCTGCATGGAAGATCGTCTCGAAATCGGTTGAGCCGACCAGCGCAAAGATCGCGAAGATGCCGAGCGCGAAGCCGAAATCACCGACGCGGTTGACGACGAAGGCCTTGATGGCGGCCGCATTCGCCGACGGCTTCTGGTACCAGAAGCCGATCAGCAGGTAGCTTGCGAGGCCCACGCCCTCCCAGCCAAAGAACAGCTGCACGAGATTGTCGGCCGTCACCAGCATCAGCATGGCGAAAGTGAACAGCGACAGATAGCCGAAGAAGCGCGGACGATACGGATCCTCGTCCATGTAGCCGATGGAATAGAGGTGCACGAGCGAGGACACGGTGGTGACCACGACCAGCATCACGGCCGTGAGCGTGTCGACCCGCAGCGCCCAGTAAACTTGGAGATCGCCGGAGAGGATCCACGGCAGAATCGGAATTCGCGCATCGTGGTGCATGAAGCCGACGTCGACCAGCGTGAACCAGGACAGGGCCGCCGAGACGAACAATAGCCCGGTCGTGATCAGCTCGGCCGCGCGCGAGCCCTGAGCCGGCGGCTCGGTCGGACCATGAGCGTGGTCGTCATGGCCGTCGCCCGGCTCGTGATGCGTCTCGTGGATGACGGCGGCATCCTCGTTGATCGAAGCTGATGCGTGAGCGTGCGCGCCGTGATCGTGATCGTCGTGATGCTCGACCGTATCGCCGCTGGGGTTGCGGCCATGCGCGCCGAAAATGGCGATCAGGCCGGCGAGAATGGCGCCCAGCAGAGGCAGAAAGACAATTGCCTGAACCATAGCTGGGTTAACCCTTCATCAGATTGACGTCCTCAACCGCGATCGAGCCGCGGTTGCGGAAATAGACCACCAGGATGGCAAGACCGATCGCGGCTTCAGCAGCCGCGACCGTCAGCACCAGGAGCGCGAAGACCTGGCCGACGATGTCGCCCAGGAAGGTCGAAAATGCCACCAGGTTGATGTTGACCGCGAGCAGGATCAGCTCGATCGACATCAGGATGACGATGATGTTCTTGCGGTTCAGGAAGATTCCGAGGATGCCGAGCGTGAACAGGATCGCGCCGACGGCAAGATAGTGTCCGAGCCCGATCGTCATTTCACCCACTCCGCTGCATCGGCATCCTGGAGTCCCTGCCCCGGCGCCACCTTGCGCAGCGCCATCGCCATGTCGGGCGTACGCGCGTTCTGAACGTTGATGTCCTGCCGCTTGACGGACGCCTTGTGGCGCAGCGTCAGCACGATGGCGCCGATCATCGCGACCAGCAGCACCATGCCGGCGAGCTGGAAGTAATGGATGTACTTCGTGTAGAGCACGAGCCCGAGCGCCTCGGTATTGGAGACGTTGGCCGGGATAGCCGCCGTGATCGACTTGGTCACGGTCGGGTCGATCACCCATGCGCCGACGACCAGCAACAGCTCGAACATGAAGATGCCGCCGATTACGAGGCCAACCGGCAGGTACTCGATGAAGCCTTCGCGCAGCTCAAGGAAGTCGACGTCGAGCATCATGATCACGAACAGGAACAGCACCGCGACCGCGCCGACATAGACGACGATCAGGATCATCGCCAGGAACTCGGCGCCCATCAGCACGAACAGGCCGGAGGCGTTGACGAAGGCCAGGATCAGATACAGCACGGAATGCACGGGATTGCGCGAGACAATCACCATCACCGCCGAGGCGACGCAGATGCCGGCGAACAGATAGAAGAACAGCGCGGGAAGGATCATGCCCTCACCTCACCGGTACGGCGCGTCGAGCTCGATCGCTTTCGCAATCTCGCGTTCCCAGCGGTCGCCGTTGGCGAGCAGCTTGGCCTTGTCATAGTAGAGCTCCTCGCGGGTCTCGGTCGCGAATTCGAAGTTCGGGCCTTCGACGATGGCGTCGACCGGGCAGGCCTCCTGGCAGAGGCCGCAATAGATGCACTTCACCATGTCGATGTCGTAGCGCACGGTGCGGCGGGTTCCGTCGTTGCGACGCGGGCCGGCTTCGATGGTAATGGCCTGCGCGGGGCAGACTGCCTCGCACAGCTTGCAGGCGATGCACCGCTCTTCGCCGTTGGGATAGCGGCGCAGCGCGTGCTCGCCGCGGAAGCGCGGTGAGATCGGGCCCTTCTCGAAGGGATAGTTCAGCGTCGGCTTCGGCTGGAAGAAGTAGCGCATGGCGAGGAAGAACGCCGAGACGAATTCCGACAGCAGAAGCGAGCGTGCGGTGGCGTTGATGTTGATACCCATGGCGGACCTCACTTCGGCGCGATGCCGGCGAAATGCAGCACGCCGGCCACCACGACCACCATCGCCAGCGACAGCGGCAGGAATACCTTCCAGCCGAGGCGCATCAGTTGGTCGTAGCGGTAGCGCGGCACGATCGCCTTCGCCATCGCGAACAGGAAGAACATGAAGAACAGTTTGAGCGAGAACCAGATGATGCCCGGCACCCAGTTGAAGGGCGGCAGATCGACCGGCGGCAGCCAGCCGCCCAGGAACAGGATCGTCGCCATCGCGCACATCGTGACGATCGCGACATACTCGCCGAGCATGAACAACAGATACGGGGTCGAGCCGTATTCGACCATGAAACCGGCGACGAGCTCGGACTCGGCCTCGACGAGGTCGAACGGCGGACGGTTGGTTTCCGCCAGCGCCGAGACGTAGAACACCACGAACATCGGGAACAGCGGCCACACATACCAGTTCAGGATGGTGAGCTGCGGCAGGCCGATCAGGCCTGCGAAACCGTGCAGCTTCTGCGCCTCGACCACGGCCGAGAGGTTCAGCGAGCCGGCGCAGAGCAGAACGGTGATGATGACGAAACCGATCGAGACCTCGTAGGACACCATCTGCGCCGCCGAGCGCAGCGCCGCCAGGAACGGATATTTCGAGTTCGACGACCAGCCGGCCATGATGATGCCGTAGATCGACAGCGACGAGATCGCGAAGATGTAGAGTATGCCGACATTGATGTCGGAGATCACCCAGCCGAGATTGGTCGGGATCACCGCCCATGCCGCAAGCGCGAGCACGCAGGAGACCAAGGGAGCCAGCAGGAAGACGCCCTTGTTGGCGCCGGACGGAATGATCGGCTCCTTCAGCACGAACTTCAGAAGGTCGGCGAAGGACTGGAACAAGCCCCAGGGGCCGACGACGTTAGGGCCGCGGCGGATCTGCACCGCCGCCCAGATCTTGCGGTCGGCGAGCAGGATGTAGGCGATCGCGACCAGCAGCACGACGAGCAGCAGGACGCTCTCCGCGACCATGATGATCAGCGGCCAGAGGAAGCCGGTCCAGAATGCGCTTTGGAAGAATTCCATCAGATCACGCTTACTCCGCTGCGGTCAGCATCTGCCCGGAGGCAAGCCGCGAGCATTCCGCCATCACGGCGGACGCACGCGCGATTGGGTTGGTCAGGTAAAAGTCCTCGATCAGGGCCTTGAACGGCGCCCTCTCAGGCGTGCCGCCCTTGCTCGCGAGCGCCTTGACCTGGTCGGCCGTGCCCGCCTCGATCTGGTCCAGACGGATCAGGTGCGGCACCGCCTTGAAGATCGCCTGGCGCAGCGCGGGGAGCGAGTCGTAGCCCAGCTTCTTGCCGAGCGTTTCCGACAGCGCACGGATGATCGCCCAGTCCTCGCGCGCCTCGCCCGGCGGGAACGCGGCACGGCCCGTCATCTGCGCGCGGCCCTCGGTGTTGACATAGATCGCCGACTTCTCGGTGTAGGCCGCTGCCGGCAGAATCACGTCGGCGCGGTGCGCGCCGCGGTCGCCATGGGTGCCGATATAGACGACGTAGGTGCCGTCCGGCGCCTTGATCTCGTCGGCCCCGAGCAGGAACAACAGATCCAACGTGCCGAAAGTCGTCATCTGTGCGGCGTTCAAGCCACCATTACCTGCCGTAAAGCCGATATCCAGCGCGCCGACGCGCGAGGCCGTCTCATGCAGCACGCCAAAACCGTTCCAGCCGTCCTTCACCGCGCCGATTTCGAGCGCCAGCTTGGCGGCTTGGGCGAGAATGGCCGCGCCGTCGTGACGCGAGGTCGCACCGGCGCCGACCAGGATGACCGGATGCTTGGCATTCTTCAGGGCATCAGCGAAGGAGTGCTTACCCGCACCGAGGTCGGCGAGCGTTTCCGTGCCCGCGCCGAGATGTTCGTAATCGTAGGTCAGATCAGCCTTGGCGCCGATCAGGCCGATCTTGAAGCCGCCCGCGCGCCAGCGCTTGCGGATGCGGGCGTTGAACACGGCCGCTTCCTTGCGAGGATTGGCGCCGATGATCAGGAGAGCGTCGGCCTGCTCGATGCCGACAAGGGTCGGATTGAAGACGTAGGCGCCGCGGCCGAGCGCGGAATCGAAGGCATCACCGCCCTGCACCGCCAGATTGGCCGAGCCGAACTTGGCGAGCAGATCCTTCAGCGCGAACATCTCCTCGACGCCGGCGAGATCTCCGGCGATGGCGCCGATCCGCTTGCCGTCGGTGCGGGCCGCCTTGGCGGCGATTGCAGCAAAGGCTTCGGACCACGAAGCCGGGCGCAGCTTGCCAGCCTCGCGGATATAGGGCCGGTCGAGCCGCTGGGTGCGCAGGCCGTCGACGACGTGACGGGTCTTGTCGGAAATCCACTCCTCGTTCACCGACTCGTTGACGCGCGGGAGGATGCGCATCACCTCGCGACCACGGGTGTCGACGCGGATCGCCGAGCCGATGCCGTCCATGACGTCGACCGACTGGGTCTTGCCGAGCTCCCATGGGCGCGCGGCGAAGGCGTACGGCTTCGAGGTCAGCGCGCCGACGGGGCAGATGTCGACGAGATTGCCCTGAAGCTCGGACGTCAGCGCGTGCTCGAGATACGTCGTGATCTCCATATCCTCGCCGCGGCCCGTCGCGCCCATTTCGGGGGCACCGGCGACTTCCGCCGAGAAGCGGACGCAGCGCGTGCACTGGATGCAGCGGTTCATCGAGGTCTTGACCAGCGCACCCAGATATTTGTCCTCGACGGCGCGCTTGTTCTCGGCGAAGCGGCTGGTGTCGACACCATAGCCCATTGCCTGGTCCTGGAGGTCGCACTCGCCGCCCTGGTCGCAGATCGGGCAGTCCAGCGGATGGTTGATGAGAAGGAACTCCATCACGCCTTCGCGGGCCTTCTTCACCATCGGCGAACGCGTCGAGATTTCCGGCGGCTCGCCCTTGGGACCCGGACGGCAATCGCGCACGCCCCAGGCGCAGCTCGCGACCGGCTTCGGGCCGCCCTTCACCTCGACGAGGCACATCCGGCAATTGCCAGCGATCGACAGCCGCTCGTGATAGCAGAAGCGCGGAATCTCGGCGCCGGCGGTCTCGCACGCCTGGAGCAGCGTGTACTCCGGCGGGACATCGATCTCTTTGCCGTCGATGATGAGCTTTGTCATTCTTCCTACTCCGCCGCGACCATGTTCACGGGATCGCGGACGCCGGCATCGTCGATGTCGGCCCTGTGCGAATACTGATCGATGCGCGCTTCGATCTCATGACGGAAATGCGCGATCAGGCCCTGGATCGGCCAGGCGGCTGCGTCGCCGAGCGCGCAGATGGTGTGGCCTTCGATCTGCTTGGTGACCTCGAGCAGCATGTCGATCTCGCGCTTGTGGGCGCGCCCCTCGGCCATGCGGGTCAAGACCCGCCACATCCAGCCGGTGCCCTCGCGGCACGGCGTGCACTGGCCGCAGCTCTCATGCTTGTAGAAATAGGAAATGCGGGCGATCGCGCGGATCAGGTCGGTGGACTTGTCCATTACGATCACGGCCGCAGTGCCGAGGCCCGAGCGCAGCTTGCTTAAGGAGTCGAAGTCCATCGGCGTGTCGATGATCTGCTCGGCCGGCACCATGCGCACCGACGAACCGCCGGGGATTACGGCCTTCAGATTGTCCCAGCCGCCACGGATGCCGCCGCAATGCTTCTCGATCAGCTCACGGAACGGAATGCCCATCGCTTCTTCGACGTTGCAGGGCCGCTCGACATGGCCGGAGATGCAGAACAGTTTTGTGCCGACATTGTTCGGACGACCGATGCCGGCGAACCAGGCCGCACCGCGCCGCAGGATGTCCGGCGCAACCGCGATCGACTCGACGTTGTTGACGGTGGTCGGGCAGCCGAACAGACCGACGTTGGCCGGGAACGGCGGCTTCAGCCGCGGCTGGCCCTTCTTGCCCTCGAGGCTCTCGAGCAGCGCGGTCTCCTCGCCGCAGATATAAGCGCCGGCGCCGTGGGCGACGTAAAGGTCGAACGGCCAGCCGTTGACGTTGTCCTTGCCGATCAGCTTGGCCTCGTAGGCCTGGTCGATCGCGGCCTGGAGGCGTTCGCGCTCGCGGATGAACTCGCCGCGGACATAGATGTAGCAGGCATGGGCGTTCATCGCGAAGCTCGCGATCAGGCAGCCCTCGACGAGCAGATGCGGATCGTGCCGCATGATCTCGCGGTCCTTGCAGGTGCCGGGCTCGGACTCGTCGGCGTTGACGACGAGATAGCTCGGCCGGCCGTCGGTCGATTCCTTCGGCATGAAGGACCATTTGAGGCCGGTCGGGAAGCCGGCACCGCCGCGGCCACGCAGGCCTGAGGCCTTCATCTCGTTGATGATCCAGTCGCGGCCCTTGTCGATGATGGCCTTGGTGCCATCCCAGGCGCCGCGGCGCCGCGCGCCCTCGAGCCCCCAATCGTGGAGGCCGTAGAGGTTCTTGAAGATGCGGTCCTTGTCCTCGAGCATTTCAGTGCTTTCCGATCAACGGTTGGCTTGCTTGTAGGCAAGCCCGGCGGCGCAGACGGCAAAGGTCAGCGCCCAGAGCAGACTGGTTTCCAGCGACGCGTTCAGGGTGAAGCGCTGCAGCAGGAAAATGAAGGCGGCCGCGACAGCGGCATGCATGGCGATGAAGCGCCACTTCTTCACGGCGCCGTTCCTCTCCGCTGCGGGTGACGCGAATTCACGCATCAGGTGGTCTCCTTCAGCGTGGTCGGCCCGGTGGCGGGAGCTGAGAACTGACGGCCGTTCTGCGGGCCGGGCTTGGGCGGATTGCCCGAGGCAAAGCCGTCGAGCACCTTGCCAAAACTCTCCCTGGTCAGGTCCTCATAGGTGTCCTTGCCGATCAAGACCATCGGCGCGTTCACGCAGGCGCCCAGGCACTCGACCTCTTCCCAGCTGAAATTGCCGTCCTTGGAGAGGTGGAAGGGCTCGTGATGGATGCGGCTCTCGCAGACGTGGATCAGGTCTTCGGCGCCCCGCAGCCGGCACGGTGTGGTGCCGCAGACCTGGACGTGCGCCTTCTTGCCGACGGGGGCGAGCTGGAACATCGTGTAGAAGGTCGCGACTTCCAGAACACGGATGTAGGGCATGTCGAGCATGTCGGCAATGACGCGGATCGCGGCTTCCGACACCCAGCCGTCGTTCTGCTCCTGCGCACGCCACAGGATCGCGATCACGGCCGAGGCCTGACGCCCCGCCGGATATTTGGCGACCTGCTGCTTCGCAAACGCGAGGTTCTCCTCCGTGAACGCAAAGCTCGCGGGCTGGACTTCCTTGGGCGCTAGGCGGCGAACGGACATCTCTTCAATCTCTCACTGGATACGGCGCGCAGCTTTCGCATTCAGGGCATCGATCCTGTCCTGCCAGAATGTGCTTGCGGTGCCGAAAACGTTGTAGCCGACGTGGGTAGAGACCTTGATGCGATCGAGGATCGAGAGCTCGGTCACCGTCTCCATGCGATTGGTGCTGGGATCGTAGACGATCAGCTTCAGCGGGGTCTTTTCGAGGATGTAGCGCGACACCGCATGCGAACGGTCGCTGCCGTGCTCCTCGCACATGATCACGCTGTCGCCTTCAAGGAGCCGCTTGCCGCCCTTGATGGCCTCGATCTCGACGCCTTCGACGTCGAGCTTGATCAAATATTTGGCGTTCGCTTCGACCTTGCCGTCATCGAGCAGATTGTCGAGCGCGATGACCGGCACTTCCTCACCTCCCGCCGAGGGGGCGCCGGCGATGCTGAAAGCTTCGTGCTTGGTGCCGGAGAGCCGCGCGGTGCCACGCTCGGCGCCGATCGCGCATTTCATAGTCTCGAAGCGGTTGCCGTTGATATCAGCGTTGTTGGCAAGCTTCGGATAGTTCTGGCCGGACGGCTCGATCGCGATTGCCTTGTGCGAGCCGAACGGTTTGCTCGACACCAGCACCGACCAGTAGCCGTAGTTCGCCCCGCAATCGAGTAGCGTGTAATCGACGTCGACGGAGTCCGCGAACAACAACTCCAGCTCGTCCTCGTAGTTGTACGAGCGGTTGAGCAGCTTGCTCCAGTAGCCGTCGCCATACGGAAACTCGAACACCGCGTCCGGGTTGAGCTTGATCGCGATGTTGCGCTCGGGCAGCGTCTTGCGCAGCAGATTGGCGCAGGCGATGTAGCCCATATGCGAGAAGTGCGAAGAGATCTTCGATCCCGTCACCAGCGCCAAGGCAGCCGTCCGCTCCCACAGGTTGGCCCCTTCAAGAGCCCCCGAGGCGCGGTCAAACTGGATCGGCGCCTGCGCCATCACCGATCGACCTCTCCGAACACGATGTCGAGCGAGCCGAGGATGGCAGAGACGTCCGCGAGGAGATGGCCCTTGCAGATGTGATCCATGGCCTGCAGATGCGCAAAGCCCGGCGCGCGGATCTTGCACTTGTAGGGCTTGTTGGTGCCGTCGGAGACGAGATAGACGCCGAACTCGCCCTTCGGCGCCTCGACCGCGGCGTAGACCTCGCCGGCCGGCACGTGGACGCCTTCGGTGTAGAGCTTGAAGTGATGGATGAGCGCTTCCATCGAGCGCTTCATCTCGCCGCGGCGCGGCGGGAAGACCTTGTTGTCCTCGACCGCGACCGGCCCCTGCCCATCCGGCGCCTTCAGCTTCTCGATGCACTGCTTCATGATGCGCACCGACTGGCGCATCTCTTCCATGCGGATCAGGTAGCGGTCGTAGCAGTCGCCGTTCTTACCGATCGGAATATCGAATTCCATTTCGGCGTAGCATTCATAAGGCTGCGCCTTGCGCAGGTCCCAGGCAGCACCCGAGCCGCGCACCATCACGCCCGAAAAGCCCCACTCCCAGGCTTCCTTCAGCGGCACCACGCCGATGTCGACGTTGCGCTGCTTGAAGATGCGGTTGGCGGTGAGCAGACGGTCGAGATCGTCGACCACTTTCAGGAACGGATCGCACCAGGCCTCGATGTCGTTGATCAGCTTGGGCGGCAGGTCCTGGTGCACGCCGCCGACGCGGAAGTAGGCTGCATGCATACGGCTGCCCGAGGCGCGCTCGTAGAACACCATCAACTTCTCGCGCTCCTCGAAACCCCACAGCGGCGGGGTGAGTGCGCCGACGTCCATCGCCTGCGTGGTGACATTGAGAAGATGCGAGAGGATGCGGCCGATCTCGCAATAGAGCACGCGGATCAACTGGCCGCGGCGCGGCACTTCGATGCCGAGCAGCTTTTCGGCAGCCAAGCAGAAGGCGTGCTCCTGGTTCATCGGCGCGACGTAGTCCAGGCGATCGAAATAAGGGATCGCCTGCAAGTACGTCTTCTGCTCGATCAGCTTTTCGGTGCCGCGGTGGAGCAGGCCGATATGCGGATCGACGCGCGCAACGACCTCGCCATCCAGTTCGAGCACGAGGCGCAACACGCCGTGCGCCGCCGGATGCTGCGGACCAAAGTTGATAGTGAAATTTCGGAGGTTTTCAGGTTGCTCGTTCATGATCAGACCTTTGGCCCCGCCTTCTCATCGCCGGGGAGCGGATAGTCCGCCCCTTCCCACGGCGAGAGGAAGTCAAACTTGCGGAATTCCTGGTTGAGCCGAACCGGCTCGTACACCACCCGCTTCTCCTGGTCGTCGTAGCGGACCTCGACGAAGCCGGTGAGCGGGAAGTCCTTGCGCAGCGGATGCCCCTCAAAACCGTAATCGGTGAGGATGCGGCGCATGTCGGGATGTCCGACGAAGATCACGCCATAGAGGTCGTAGGTCTCGCGCTCGAACCAGTCGGCGCCGGGAAACACCTCGATCAGCGACGGCACCTGGGTGGTCTCGTCGGCCTGAGCCTTGAGCCGAATCCGCGTGTTAAGCGTCGGCGACATCAGATGATAGACGACGTCGAAGCGCTTCTCGCGCGCCGGATAATCCACCGCGGTCACGTCGGTGAAGTTGACGAAGCGGCAGTTCGGATCGTCGCGGAGGTACTTGACCACCTCAACGATCTTGGCGGCCTCGACGTCCACCGTGAGCTGGTTGAAGGCGACCATGTAACCGGTAGCGGCGCCCGGAAGCGCACTAACGATCGTTTGCCCAAGGGCGTCGAGCTTGCCGTCGTCCATGACGTAAAACCTTAGCGTTCGATAGTGCCGGTGCGCCGGATCTTCTTCTGAAGAAGCAGCACGCCGTAGAGCAGCGCTTCCGCCGTGGGCGGGCAGCCCGGCACATAGATGTCGATCGGGACGATGCGGTCGCAGCCGCGCACGACCGAGTAGGAATAGTGGTAGTAGCCGCCGCCATTGGCGCAGGAGCCCATCGAGATGACG
This genomic interval from Bradyrhizobium sp. CB82 contains the following:
- a CDS encoding NADH-quinone oxidoreductase subunit C codes for the protein MDDGKLDALGQTIVSALPGAATGYMVAFNQLTVDVEAAKIVEVVKYLRDDPNCRFVNFTDVTAVDYPAREKRFDVVYHLMSPTLNTRIRLKAQADETTQVPSLIEVFPGADWFERETYDLYGVIFVGHPDMRRILTDYGFEGHPLRKDFPLTGFVEVRYDDQEKRVVYEPVRLNQEFRKFDFLSPWEGADYPLPGDEKAGPKV